In Tripterygium wilfordii isolate XIE 37 chromosome 15, ASM1340144v1, whole genome shotgun sequence, one DNA window encodes the following:
- the LOC120016332 gene encoding extensin-2-like isoform X2: protein MGTRTHPGYWPQMLCAAAFCLLATAVVADEYKPYIYASPPPPTYYYKSPPPPVKSPPPPYYYKSPPPPSSSPPPPYHYTSPPPPKKSPPPPYYYKSPPPPSRSPPPPYHYTSPPPPKKSPPPPYYYKSPPPPSPSPPPPYHYTSPPPPKKSPPPPYHYTSPPPPKKSPPPPYYYKSPPPPSPSPPPYHYTSPPPPKKSSPPPYHYTSPPPPKKSPPPPYYYKSPPPPSPSPPPPYYYKSPPPPVKSPPPPYYYKSPPPPVKSPPPPYYYKSPPPPVKSPPPPYYYKSPPPPVKSPPPPYYYKSPPPPVKSPPPPYYYKSPPPPVKSPPPPYYYKSPPPPVNSPPPPYYYKSPPPPVKSPPPPPYYYKSPPPPVKSPPPPYYYKSPPPPVKSPPPPYYYKSPPPPVKSPPPPYYYSSPPPPSHY, encoded by the exons ATGGGAACCCGGACACACCCGGGGTATTGGCCTCAAATGCTATGTGCGGCGGCATTTTGCCTTTTAGCCACTGCTGTTGTTGCTGATGAATACAAGCCTTATATTTATGCTTCTCCACCACCACCGACTTACTACTACAAGTCACCTCCACCACCAGTGaaatctccacctcctccttaCTATTACAAGTCCCCACCACCACCCTCTTCTTCACCACCCCCTCCGTACCATTAcacatctcctcctcctccaaagaagtcaccacctcctccatatTACTATAAgtccccaccaccaccatcacgtTCACCCCCTCCTCCATACCACTAcacatctcctcctcctccaaagaAGTCGCCACCTCCTCCATACTACTATaagtcaccaccaccaccatctccaTCACCGCCTCCTCCATACCACTATACATCCCCTCCTCCTCCAAAGAAGTCACCGCCTCCTCCATACCACTACAC atctcctcctcctccaaagaAGTCGCCACCTCCTCCATACTATTATaagtcaccaccaccaccatctccaTCACCTCCTCCATACCACTATACATCCCCTCCTCCTCCAAAGAAGTCATCACCTCCTCCATACCACTACACATCCCCTCCTCCTCCTAAGAAGTCACCTCCCCCTCCATATTACTACAAGTCCCCACCACCACCGTCTCCATCACCCCCACCACCTTACTATTACAAATCACCACCACCTCCAGTGAAGTCTCCACCTCCTCCCTATTACTACAAATCTCCACCACCTCCAGTGAAGTCCCCACCTCCTCCGTATTACTACAAATCACCACCTCCTCCAGTGAAGTCCCCTCCTCCTCCGTATTACTACAAATCACCACCTCCTCCAGTGAAGTCCCCACCTCCTCCGTATTACTACAAATCTCCACCTCCCCCAGTGAAGTCACCACCTCCTCCGTATTACTACAAATCACCACCACCCCCAGTGAAGTCACCACCTCCTCCGTATTACTACAAATCACCACCACCCCCAGTGAATTCCCCACCTCCTCCTTATTACTACAAATCCCCACCTCCTCCAGTGAAGTCCCCACCTCCTCCTCCCTATTATTACAAATCTCCACCACCTCCAGTGaagtctcctcctcctccgtaTTACTACAAGTCACCACCACCTCCAGTAaagtctcctcctcctccatattACTATAAATCACCACCTCCTCCAGTGAAATCCCCTCCTCCTCCATATTATTACTCATCACCACCGCCTCCTAGCCACTACTAA
- the LOC120016332 gene encoding extensin-2-like isoform X1 has translation MGTRTHPGYWPQMLCAAAFCLLATAVVADEYKPYIYASPPPPTYYYKSPPPPVKSPPPPYYYKSPPPPSSSPPPPYHYTSPPPPKKSPPPPYYYKSPPPPSRSPPPPYHYTSPPPPKKSPPPPYYYKSPPPPSPSPPPPYHYTSPPPPKKSPPPPYHYTSPPPPKKSPPPPYYYKSPPPPSPSPPPPYHYTSPPPPKKSPPPPYYYKSPPPPSPSPPPYHYTSPPPPKKSSPPPYHYTSPPPPKKSPPPPYYYKSPPPPSPSPPPPYYYKSPPPPVKSPPPPYYYKSPPPPVKSPPPPYYYKSPPPPVKSPPPPYYYKSPPPPVKSPPPPYYYKSPPPPVKSPPPPYYYKSPPPPVKSPPPPYYYKSPPPPVNSPPPPYYYKSPPPPVKSPPPPPYYYKSPPPPVKSPPPPYYYKSPPPPVKSPPPPYYYKSPPPPVKSPPPPYYYSSPPPPSHY, from the coding sequence ATGGGAACCCGGACACACCCGGGGTATTGGCCTCAAATGCTATGTGCGGCGGCATTTTGCCTTTTAGCCACTGCTGTTGTTGCTGATGAATACAAGCCTTATATTTATGCTTCTCCACCACCACCGACTTACTACTACAAGTCACCTCCACCACCAGTGaaatctccacctcctccttaCTATTACAAGTCCCCACCACCACCCTCTTCTTCACCACCCCCTCCGTACCATTAcacatctcctcctcctccaaagaagtcaccacctcctccatatTACTATAAgtccccaccaccaccatcacgtTCACCCCCTCCTCCATACCACTAcacatctcctcctcctccaaagaAGTCGCCACCTCCTCCATACTACTATaagtcaccaccaccaccatctccaTCACCGCCTCCTCCATACCACTATACATCCCCTCCTCCTCCAAAGAAGTCACCGCCTCCTCCATACCACTACACATCCCCTCCTCCTCCAAAGAAGTCACCTCCTCCTCCATATTACTACAAgtccccaccaccaccatcaccttcACCCCCTCCTCCATACCACTAcacatctcctcctcctccaaagaAGTCGCCACCTCCTCCATACTATTATaagtcaccaccaccaccatctccaTCACCTCCTCCATACCACTATACATCCCCTCCTCCTCCAAAGAAGTCATCACCTCCTCCATACCACTACACATCCCCTCCTCCTCCTAAGAAGTCACCTCCCCCTCCATATTACTACAAGTCCCCACCACCACCGTCTCCATCACCCCCACCACCTTACTATTACAAATCACCACCACCTCCAGTGAAGTCTCCACCTCCTCCCTATTACTACAAATCTCCACCACCTCCAGTGAAGTCCCCACCTCCTCCGTATTACTACAAATCACCACCTCCTCCAGTGAAGTCCCCTCCTCCTCCGTATTACTACAAATCACCACCTCCTCCAGTGAAGTCCCCACCTCCTCCGTATTACTACAAATCTCCACCTCCCCCAGTGAAGTCACCACCTCCTCCGTATTACTACAAATCACCACCACCCCCAGTGAAGTCACCACCTCCTCCGTATTACTACAAATCACCACCACCCCCAGTGAATTCCCCACCTCCTCCTTATTACTACAAATCCCCACCTCCTCCAGTGAAGTCCCCACCTCCTCCTCCCTATTATTACAAATCTCCACCACCTCCAGTGaagtctcctcctcctccgtaTTACTACAAGTCACCACCACCTCCAGTAaagtctcctcctcctccatattACTATAAATCACCACCTCCTCCAGTGAAATCCCCTCCTCCTCCATATTATTACTCATCACCACCGCCTCCTAGCCACTACTAA
- the LOC120016256 gene encoding uncharacterized protein LOC120016256: MGSCEDPSGVLHEAALGQDSLTGFVQSHTSELPSFLKPGLDSLELTGIHAAPPEIQNGFEELSFDETAACVSYDYTERAAANNSDDLVGECANVAVPILEKVLDDEGQIEIGNRCLKKEGLCMENAGIQGKDGLVISIETHETSATHLKRNCVQAKEQKGYNGVNGPSSKGLVEEKGDSLAVMESNTRDNVSAYCEMPMERQSMTSPSHCPEQDCQEDDKFVSCPFTKRILRVIEEEHDALVGTETLSCNESVPPEGCEISSESIFGPYSPNRHIQFDEHKRNQCIGSSYVEGFVRVSEERSRVLVDPDSLSCKPILPSEGAEVSATCLATKNIQQGEQKDDKSIDCPFAEGAMEVKEVTIFNDQILPSHNCEILSELMPVTILSKNCDEENVLDTWIFHALDRNTDTSYQIEAHSCNQISHPEVDEKPERSLAGDLESCGWHGNRKNETGDSDPYTERSTKGVEIKNSAETCVHVLSPQYDQSDAEHVAGPSTESNLELLEEKNDSKADIKVELFSQLSSIEQNALSSGKGFFGMAANSLLERPTSLQLTGCPGVFEQSSLMSLDVKDCLRRSVFGPIDSVSAVDSSGPEDNKEINTVKVDQVSEIKFSKNVYLSSPRENRTRKSSRKSNGKKSARKHRDAAKVPHQHEILEYILKSPKRKRSHFSRLARCALWGSMGNITQLFKQSNGLGLDYVLNQESIKSVGRRGSGKKYKSGEGGSSRRSGRKSSTPTSVLHLKVKVGSENCQSNLKSVIPEVQHTSASAVANIYNSGSDFCPGDGIEPSKSANGTDDEWGEEVAEKQLFSVDKYLENAKTELDVDSHGANSECTLVPDNLDRDGANLGFASHMVVEALGGTIECTYANPGTSPDSDVTNIVLDAEVVTKQEEELNGSSYCGAVARNKKGKNKGNLPYVGADIIKTAKPLKKGGGKQKLGDHLSCSESLTSSTTGTASSISSSSRGLELLSIPIETELEVPGEKLEVKIDVEDEKCSNLDGHLSLSESENSQNVLYSANSERVQPAKSSEPEGLSKERSKIYNLAKSRKASASCKKGSKQKLVNKGNVKEKKACDHATSIVEGYPESGNHIVDAIGSNNVVSISNLDMASGVVIEQSLPAESAWVRCDDCHKWRRISDGLVNSIDESSPWSCKDNMDEAFADCSIPQEKSNADINAELGISDADEDDSLLNQKGSEYKHITVSQESSFKRIDANEFLHRSRKNQNIDEIMVCHCRPPQDGWLGCGDQCLNRMLNIECVQGTCPCGDICSNQQFQKQEYAGMKWVRCGKKGFGLQLQQDISKGQFLIEYVGEVLDMHAYEARQREYAAKGHKHFYFMTLNGSEVIDACAKGNLGRFINHSCDPNCRTEKWMVNGEICIGLFALRDIKKGEELTFDYNYVRVFGAAVKKCYCGSPQCRGYIGGDPHNAEVIVQGDSDEEFPEPMMLEDVKTGVHLKDTNLRTNSFGNEDMKSVEVPIVSSEMTTEIGDAINLSASVTSQPHSSLEPEASKRKSPCSSHPVEVSSQTISATKSTSHVREPTPPENTLCSVQVLEKSFSVDVDASRKSKSETVKGKRVFSKSRFLIKNSHSCGSLKKGKVNGNLANENKVQMIANKPHVLSVRTKKLVEGSSDGHFEAVEEKLNELLDVNGGISKRKEAPKGYLKLLLLTAASGGSGNGEAIQSNRDLSMILDALLKTKSRVVLVDIINKNGLRMLHNIMKQYRRDFKKIPILRKLLKVLEYLATREILAFDHINGGPPCPGMESFRESMLSLTEHDDKQVHQIARHFRDRWIPKFVRKANSLDRDDGGMEFHRGSSCGSVSVSHNHWRDDAVRSIKAIDCVMQSVPVTTSVDGTVQKGSFESSAGGCKTNGAKTQKRKSRWDQPSMPKTNVRSSISPNVGEVDHLEQVSREDNSCLEYIQRQCLQNEVICSANGRINSPVDVPPGFSFPLNPTLVSSSTSITPQSVVRLNCPVEVVVGHSQGKFISRLPVAYGIPLPIVQQIGSPDNERLESWVIAPGMPFRPFPPLPPYPRDTKSTPHCVVKSTATNEQAQGHKDSLDTSCYPHEKNHTTIFPRQSEANLQVANVQETCKRARGSSYDLEKKYYRQQNWNKVPPWLRRGQWGYAGNNLRGGICSVDVGNVTNESRSPYCTQDVNHGVEKAGCYYNPHLHPHLHHQNQH, translated from the exons ATGGGTTCGTGCGAGGATCCGAGCGGAGTCTTGCACGAGGCTGCTCTGGGGCAGGATTCATTAACGGGCTTTGTGCAGAGTCACACCTCTGAGCTGCCGTCCTTCTTGAAACCGGGTCTTGATTCTCTTGAATTGACTGGGATTCATGCAGCCCCTCCTGAGATACAGAATGGGTTTGAAGAGCTGTCGTTTGATGAGACTGCTGCTTGTGTGAGCTATGACTACACGGAGAGGGCGGCTGCCAACAATAGCGATGACCTGGTTGGTGAATGTGCCAATGTGGCTGTTCCGATTCTCGAGAAAGTATTGGATGATGAGGGTCAGATTGAAATCGGAAATCGTTGTTTGAAAAAAGAAGGTTTATGTATGGAAAATGCTGGGATACAGGGTAAGGATGGGCTGGTAATATCAATAGAGACTCATGAAACGTCTGCGACTCACTTGAAGCGAAACTGTGTTCAAGCGAAGGAGCAGAAGGGTTATAATGGTGTCAATGGCCCATCCTCAAAAGGACTTGTGGAAGAGAAAGGTGATAGTTTAGCTGTGATGGAGTCTAATACTAGAGATAATGTCTCAGCCTACTGTGAAATGCCCATGGAACGTCAATCTATGACTAGCCCTAGCCATTGCCCTGAACAGGATTGTCAGGAGGATGATAAGTTTGTCAGTTGCCCTTTTACTAAAAGGATTCTGAGGGTGATAGAAGAAGAACATGATGCTTTAGTAGGAACCGAGACCCTTAGTTGTAACGAATCAGTTCCTCCAGAGGGTTGTGAAATTTCCTCAGAATCAATATTTGGCCCTTATTCTCCAAACCGACATATTCAATTTGATGAGCACAAGCGTAATCAATGCATCGGTTCTTCATATGTGGAAGGGTTTGTAAGGGTAAGTGAGGAGAGAAGTCGTGTTCTTGTTGATCCAGATTCTCTTTCTTGCAAGCCGATATTGCCTTCAGAGGGTGCTGAAGTCTCAGCAACTTGTTTGGCAACAAAAAACATTCAACAGGGTGAGCAAAAGGATGATAAGAGTATCGATTGTCCCTTTGCGGAGGGGGCTATGGAGGTTAAGGAAGTGACGATTTTCAATGACCAAATATTGCCTTCACACAACTGCGAAATACTATCAGAATTAATGCCTGTTACTATTTTGTCGAAGAATTGTGATGAAGAAAATGTGCTGGACACTTGGATTTTCCATGCTCTCGACCGTAACACTGATACATCATATCAGATCGAAGCTCATAGTTGCAACCAGATATCTCATCCTGAGGTTGATGAAAAGCCTGAAAGGTCGTTAGCAGGTGATTTAGAAAGTTGTGGTTGGCATGGTAATCGGAAAAATGAGACAGGTGATAGTGACCCGTATACTGAGAGGTCTACAAAAGGTGTGGAAATAAAAAACTCTGCTGAAACATGTGTTCACGTTTTGAGTCCACAGTATGACCAAAGCGATGCTGAGCATGTTGCTGGTCCCTCTACAGAAAGCAATTTGGAGCTTTTGGAAGAGAAAAATGATTCTAAAGCTGATATAAAGGTTGAACTTTTCTCCCAGTTATCATCTATTGAACAAAATGCGTTAAGTTCAGGGAAAGGTTTCTTCGGAATGGCTGCCAACAGTTTATTGGAGAGACCAACTTCTCTGCAGTTAACTGGCTGCCCTGGTGTTTTTGAGCAAAGTTCTCTTATGAGTTTGGATGTGAAGGATTGTTTAAGGAGGAGTGTGTTTGGCCCCATTGATTCTGTTTCTGCTGTTGACAGTTCTGGACCGGAAGataacaaagaaataaatactGTCAAAGTCGATCAGGTTtctgaaatcaaattttctaaAAATGTGTATTTGTCTTCTCCAAGGGAAAACCGAACAAGGAAATCAAGCCGGAAGTCTAACGGGAAAAAATCTGCAAGGAAACATAGAGATGCAGCCAAAGTGCCCCATCAACATGAAATTCTTGAATATATTCTGAAATCtcccaaaagaaagagaagccaTTTTTCCAGATTGGCTCGTTGTGCTCTCTGGGGATCAATGGGGAACATTACACAACTTTTTAAGCAAAGcaatgggcttgggcttgattATGTTCTGAATCAAGAGTCAATAAAATCTGTAGGCAGGCGAGGAAGTGGGAAGAAGTACAAGAGTGGGGAAGGTGGAAGCTCTAGAAGATCGGGCAGAAAGTCTAGTACTCCAACCAGTGTTTTACATTTGAAGGTCAAGGTGGGAAGTGAGAATTGTCAAAGTAATCTGAAAAGTGTGATTCCCGAGGTACAGCATACCTCAGCTTCTGCTGTGGCTAACATTTATAATTCTGGAAGTGACTTTTGTCCGGGAGACGGCATTGAACCTTCAAAATCAGCCAATGGTACTGACGATGAATGGGGAGAAGAGGTGGCTGAAAAGCAGCTATTCTCTGTTGACAAGTATCTGGAAAATGCAAAAACAGAATTAGATGTGGATTCCCATGGAGCAAATAGCGAGTGTACTTTGGTCCCTGACAATTTAGATAGAGATGGTGCAAATCTTGGGTTTGCCTCCCATATGGTGGTTGAAGCATTGGGAGGAACAATTGAGTGTACCTATGCCAATCCTGGAACTTCGCCCGATTCAGATGTTACCAATATAGTTCTTGATGCTGAAGTCGtcacaaaacaagaagaagagttgAATGGTTCTTCTTACTGTGGAGCTGTTGCCCGCAATAAGAAAGGAAAGAATAAAGGGAACCTTCCTTATGTTGGTGCAGATATCATAAAGACAGCTAAACCATTAAAAAAAGGGGGAGGCAAGCAGAAATTGGGAGATCACTTGTCCTGTAGTGAAAGTCTTACTTCATCCACCACAGGGACTGCTTCAAGTATTTCATCAAGCAGTAGAGGTTTGGAGCTGTTATCCATACCAATAGAGACTGAACTCGAAGTCCCTGGAGAGAAATTGGAAGTCAAAATTGATGTGGAAGATGAAAAGTGCAGCAATCTAGATGGACACCTCAGTCTTTCAGAAtcagaaaattctcaaaatgTGCTTTATTCAGCTAATTCTGAAAGAGTTCAACCTGCTAAAAGTTCAGAACCTGAAGGATTGAGCAAGGAAAGATCCAAGATATATAATCTGGCGAAAAGCAGGAAAGCAAGTGCTTCTTGTAAGAAGGGAAGCAAACAGAAGTTGGTTAATAAGGGCAACGTAAAAGAGAAGAAGGCATGTGATCACGCTACCAGCATAGTAGAAGGTTACCCTGAATCAG GAAATCATATAGTAGATGCAATTGGCAGCAACAATGTTGTATCCATAAGTAATTTGGACATGGCATCAGGTGTTGTAATTGAGCAGAGTTTACCTGCGGAAAGTGCTTGGGTACGCTGTGATGATTGTCATAAATGGAGGCGCATTTCAGATGGCCTTGTAAATTCCATTGATGAAAGTAGTCCATG GTCGTGCAAGGACAACATGGATGAAGCATTTGCTGATTGCTCCATCCCTCAAGAGAAGTCAAATGCAGATATTAATGCTGAGTTGGGCATATCAGATGCTGATGAAGATGACAGCCTTTTGAATCAGAAGGGGTCAGAATACAAACATATAACAG TTTCACAAGAATCATCTTTCAAACGTATTGATGCTAATGAGTTCCTGCACCGCAGCcgtaaaaatcaaaatattgatGAG ATCATGGTTTGCCACTGTAGACCTCCTCAAGATGGCTGGTTGGGTTGTGGAGATCAATGCTTGAACAGGATGCTTAACATTGAATGTGTTCAAGGCACCTGTCCTTGTGGGGACATTTGCTCAAATCAACag TTCCAAAAGCAGGAATATGCCGGGATGAAGTGGGTTCGATGCGGGAAGAAGGGTTTTGGGCTGCAATTGCAACAGGATATATCCAAAGGGCAGTTTCTTATAGAATATGTTGGAGAG GTGCTTGATATGCATGCTTATGAAGCACGGCAAAGGGAGTATGCTGCTAAGGGGCATAAGCATTTCTACTTCATGACGTTGAATGGCAGTGAG GTAATAGATGCATGTGCAAAAGGAAATTTGGGACGTTTCATAAACCATAGTTGTGATCCTAATTGCCGAACGGAAAAG TGGATGGTGAATGGAGAAATTTGTATTGGACTTTTTGCATTAAGGGATATTAAGAAG GGAGAAGAGTTGACATTTGACTACAATTACGTAAGGGTGTTTGGGGCTGCTGTGAAAAAATGTTATTGTGGCTCACCTCAGTGCCGGGGTTATATAGGTGGTGATCCACATAATGCTGAAGTAATTGTTCAAGGCGATTCAGATGAAGAATTCCCAGAACCTATGATGCTTGAAGATGTGAAAACTGGAGTACACTTGAAAGATACGAATCTCAGAACCAATTCCTTTGGCAATGAAGACATGAAATCTGTTGAGGTACCTATTGTAAGTTCGGAGATGACAACAGAAATTGGAGATGCAATCAATCTTTCTGCTTCTGTCACTTCTCAACCTCATAGTTCCCTGGAACCGGAGGCCTCTAAAAGAAAATCTCCATGTTCTAGTCATCCAGTAGAAGTCTCCTCACAGACAATCTCAGCTACTAAATCTACATCTCATGTCAGGGAACCTACCCCACCAGAGAACACCTTGTGTTCTGTGCAAGTGCTGGAGAAATCATTTTCTGTTGATGTTGATGCAAGTAGGAAGTCAAAATCTGAAACTGTTAAAGGAAAGCGGGTTTTCTCAAAATCGCGGttcttaataaaaaattcacaTTCATGTGGTTCtcttaaaaaaggaaaagttaATGGTAATCTAGCAAATGAGAACAAGGTTCAGATGATTGCCAACAAACCTCATGTGCTGTCTGTCAGAACCAAAAAGTTGGTGGAAGGTTCTTCTGATGGCCATTTTGAAGCAG TTGAGGAGAAGCTTAATGAGTTGTTGGATGTCAATGGTGGGATAAGCAAGCGGAAG gaGGCACCTAAAGGCTACTTGAAGCTCTTGCTCCTCACAGCAGCTTCTGGTGGTAGTGGCAATGGGGAAGCTATTCAGAG CAATCGAGATCTTTCCATGATCCTTGATGCACTTCTAAAGACAAAATCACGAGTTGTCCTGGTTGATATAATTAACAAGAATG GTTTGCGGATGCTCCACAACATAATGAAGCAGTATCGAAGGGACTTCAAGAAGATCCCAATTCTCCGGAAACTTTTGAAG GTTTTGGAGTATTTGGCAACAAGGGAGATACTTGCTTTTGATCATATAAACGGAGGCCCTCCTTGTCCTGGAATGGAGag CTTTAGGGAGTCTATGCTGTCATTGACAGAACATGATGACAAACAg GTTCATCAAATTGCACGTCACTTTCGTGATAGATGGATCCCAAAATTTGTCAGAAAAGCTAACAGCTTGGATAGGGATGATGGAGGGATGGAATTTCATAGAGGTTCGAGCTGTGGGAGCGTTTCAGTATCACATAATCACTGGCGTGATGATGCTGTTAGATCTATAAAAGCAATTGACTGCGTCATGCAATCAGTGCCTGTCACAACTTCAGTGGATGGCACTGTTCAAAAGGGTTCTTTTGAATCTTCTGCTGGTGGTTGCAAGACCAATGGTGCAAAGACTCAGAAGCGTAAAAGTAGATGGGATCAGCCATCAATGCCAAAGACTAATGTGAGATCTAGCATCTCACCAAACGTAGGAGAAGTGGATCATTTAGAGCAGGTAAGCAGAGAAGATAACAGCTGCCTTGAATATATTCAGCGTCAGTGTCTGCAAAATGAAGTTATCTGTTCTGCCAATGGAAGGATAAACTCCCCCGTGGATGTCCCTCCTGGTTTTTCATTTCCCCTTAATCCCACCCTGGTTTCATCGTCTACTTCAATAACTCCACAAAGTGTTGTCCGCTTGAACTGCCCCGTAGAGGTGGTTGTTGGTCATTCGCAAGGTAAATTTATTTCCCGCTTGCCCGTGGCATATGGAATTCCATTGCCTATTGTGCAGCAGATTGGCTCGCCAGACAATGAGAGACTGGAAAGTTGGGTTATTGCTCCTGGAATGCCTTTCCGTCCTTTTCCTCCTTTACCTCCATATCCTCGTGATACAAAAAGTACTCCACATTGTGTGGTTAAGTCTACGGCAACTAATGAACAAGCACAAGGACATAAGGACAGCCTTGATACTAGTTGTTATCCACATGAAAAGAATCATACTACAATTTTTCCTCGCCAATCAGAGGCgaacttgcaagttgcaaaCGTCCAGGAAACGTGTAAACGAGCTAGGGGATCCTCATATGATTTGGAAAAGAAGTATTACAGGCAGCAAAATTGGAATAAAGTGCCCCCGTGGCTTCGAAGAGGTCAGTGGGGATATGCGGGTAACAATTTAAGAGGTGGAATATGCAGCGTAGACGTAGGAAACGTGACAAATGAGTCCAGAAGTCCATATTGTACACAGGATGTAAACCATGGAGTGGAGAAAGCTGGTTGCTATTATAATCCGCATCTGCACCCACATCTGCATCACCAAAATCAGCATTGA
- the LOC119980063 gene encoding agamous-like MADS-box protein MADS9 isoform X1, giving the protein MGRGKIEIKRIENSSNRQVTYSKRRSGIIKKAKEITVLCDAKVSLVIFASSGKMHEYCSPSTKLVDILESYHKQSGNRLWDAKHENLNNEIDRIKKENDSMQIELRHLKGEDITSLNHKELIVIEDVLEKGQTSIRNKQDELVRMLRENDKMLEEENKSLNFILQQRAEMAMQNGYQQHRMRQDYNPH; this is encoded by the exons ATGGGGAGAGGAAAGATTGAGATCAAGAGGATTGAAAACTCGAGCAACAGACAAGTTACCTACTCAAAGAGAAGGAGTGGAATAATAAAGAAGGCTAAAGAGATCACTGTGTTATGTGATGCTAAAGTCTCTCTTGTCATCTTTGCTAGCTCTGGCAAGATGCATGAGTATTGTAGCCCTTCCACTAA GTTGGTTGATATCTTGGAGAGTTATCACAAGCAGTCTGGGAATAGGTTGTGGGATGCTAAGCATGAG AACCTCAACAATGAAATTGATAGGATCAAGAAAGAGAATGATAGCATGCAGATTGAGCTCAG GCATTTAAAGGGTGAAGATATCACATCTTTAAACCACAAAGAACTCATCgtcattgaggatgttcttgagAAAGGACAGACTAGCATTCGCAACAAGCAG GATGAGCTTGTCAGGATGCTAAGGGAAAAT GACAAGatgttggaggaggagaataaGAGCCTCAATTTCATTCtg CAACAGCGTGCAGAGATGGCCATGCAAAATGGGTACCAGCAGCACAGGATGAGGCAGGACTACAACcctcattaa
- the LOC119980063 gene encoding agamous-like MADS-box protein MADS9 isoform X2, with the protein MGRGKIEIKRIENSSNRQVTYSKRRSGIIKKAKEITVLCDAKVSLVIFASSGKMHEYCSPSTKLVDILESYHKQSGNRLWDAKHENLNNEIDRIKKENDSMQIELRHLKGEDITSLNHKELIVIEDVLEKGQTSIRNKQDELVRMLRENDKMLEEENKSLNFILRAEMAMQNGYQQHRMRQDYNPH; encoded by the exons ATGGGGAGAGGAAAGATTGAGATCAAGAGGATTGAAAACTCGAGCAACAGACAAGTTACCTACTCAAAGAGAAGGAGTGGAATAATAAAGAAGGCTAAAGAGATCACTGTGTTATGTGATGCTAAAGTCTCTCTTGTCATCTTTGCTAGCTCTGGCAAGATGCATGAGTATTGTAGCCCTTCCACTAA GTTGGTTGATATCTTGGAGAGTTATCACAAGCAGTCTGGGAATAGGTTGTGGGATGCTAAGCATGAG AACCTCAACAATGAAATTGATAGGATCAAGAAAGAGAATGATAGCATGCAGATTGAGCTCAG GCATTTAAAGGGTGAAGATATCACATCTTTAAACCACAAAGAACTCATCgtcattgaggatgttcttgagAAAGGACAGACTAGCATTCGCAACAAGCAG GATGAGCTTGTCAGGATGCTAAGGGAAAAT GACAAGatgttggaggaggagaataaGAGCCTCAATTTCATTCtg CGTGCAGAGATGGCCATGCAAAATGGGTACCAGCAGCACAGGATGAGGCAGGACTACAACcctcattaa